One stretch of Planctomycetota bacterium DNA includes these proteins:
- a CDS encoding CopG family transcriptional regulator: MVTGRDKVTIKIPRVLYRRLQTVIGGTGFGSVTEFIVFVMRDLVAGGQVERREGLSEQEVDLIRKRLRALGYLD; encoded by the coding sequence ATGGTTACCGGACGGGACAAGGTTACGATCAAGATACCGAGGGTATTGTACCGGAGGCTGCAAACCGTGATCGGGGGCACCGGTTTCGGCTCGGTCACCGAGTTCATCGTTTTTGTGATGCGGGACTTGGTGGCGGGAGGCCAAGTGGAACGCCGCGAAGGCCTCAGCGAGCAGGAAGTGGACCTCATCCGCAAACGCCTCCGTGCTCTCGGCTACCTCGATTGA